The following DNA comes from Mucisphaera calidilacus.
CTGACCGGTAGCATACGGCAGGTCGCCTCGGACAAGGGCCGCGACCACGGAACCAACGTCTTCGGGTTTTCCCCAGCGTCGGTCGATCGCGATGCCCTCGGCGAAGAGCTTGTCGTACTTCTCGGTGACCCCCGAGGTCATGTCGGTTTGGATGATGCCGGGGCGGACCTCGTAGCAGGGGATGCCGAACTCGCCCAGGCGAGCGGCCCAGAGCTGCGCGGCCATGGAGAGCGCCGCCTTGCTCAGGCAGTAATCGCCTCGGTTGACCGAGACGACGGTGGAGCTGATGGAGGTGACGAAGGTGATGCTGGGCGTGCGGGTGTCGTCGGCCTGCTTCTGCTGGATCATCCAGTTGGCGACGCGTTGGGTGAGGAAGTAGGGGCCGCGGAGGTTGATCGAGATCAGACGGTCGAAGCTCTCGGCGGTCGCCTCGCGGATGTCGGCACGCTCGTTGGGTGCGACGCCCGCGTTGTTGATCAGCGCATCGAGCCGGCCGAAGCGTTCGTCGATGGCCTGCACGAGTCGCTCGTGGTCATCGAGGGAGGCGATGTCGGCGGCGACGTAGAGGACATCGACGCCGAGCGAGGTGAGTTCGTCGATGACGGGCTGGACGTCGGCCTGCGGTCGGCGGCCGTTGATCACGAGGTCGTAGCCGTCGGAGGCGAGTCGGCGGG
Coding sequences within:
- a CDS encoding 3-ketoacyl-ACP reductase; this translates as MSRPVALVTGGSRGIGLGIARRLASDGYDLVINGRRPQADVQPVIDELTSLGVDVLYVAADIASLDDHERLVQAIDERFGRLDALINNAGVAPNERADIREATAESFDRLISINLRGPYFLTQRVANWMIQQKQADDTRTPSITFVTSISSTVVSVNRGDYCLSKAALSMAAQLWAARLGEFGIPCYEVRPGIIQTDMTSGVTEKYDKLFAEGIAIDRRWGKPEDVGSVVAALVRGDLPYATGQAIMVDGGLTTQRL